A region from the Hydra vulgaris chromosome 08, alternate assembly HydraT2T_AEP genome encodes:
- the LOC100198147 gene encoding uncharacterized protein LOC100198147 has protein sequence MLRKSPISTNYLKQTDVYDVANITSTNENVINVTVHIPHDTLDKSKGNLFLIVVVVCFCVFFGGVIAYVMYNHYREVMAKKREEEAVQKTLESGQATISKKTSLVGGGQKQLIIERKVSVNARKISTGSRGLCSGESNVWSSTNSHALNYLRSLSESSTQNISDSNQRKMSISPKVLPANLHNNYLENVLVRYRDGSTANTLKSVSDAEESDEDQDTLQKISLESNYRSNNNIESFQMQNDENDAHDKAEEESLLANSVYT, from the exons ATGTTGAGAAAGTCCCCGATTTCTACGAATTATTTAAAGCAAACTGACGTATACGATGTTGCAAACATTACGTCTACCAATGAAAATGTCATAAATGTGACTGTACACATTCCTCATGACACTTTAGATAAATCAAaaggaaatttatttttaattgtagtgGTCGTCTgcttttgtgtattttttggtGGAGTTATTGCTTACGTCATGTATAACCACTACAGAGAAGTTATGGC aaaaaaaagagaagaagaaGCTGTTCAAAAAACTCTCGAAAGTGGACAAGcaactatttctaaaaaaaccTCGCTAGTTGGAGGGGGGCAAAAACAACTCAT aattgaaagaaaagttagtGTTAATGCCAGAAAAATAAGCACTGGAAGTCGAG gtttATGTAGTGGAGAATCTAACGTTTGGTCAAGCACTAATAGTCATGCTTTAAATTATTTGCGTTCGTTATCGGAATCATCAACTCAGAATATAAGCGATTCAAATCAAAGAAAAATGAGTATTTCTCCAAAGGTTTTGCCTGCAAACTTGCATAATAACTACTTAGAAAATGTTTTGGTACGATATCGTGATGGCTCTACAGCCAACACCCTTAAAAGTGTTTCGGATGCTGAAGAATCTGACGAGGATCAAGATACCTTGCAGAAAATCTCACTAGAGAGTAACTATCGGTCAAATAATAACATTGAAAGTTTTCAAATGCAAAATGATGAAAACGATGCGCATGACAAAGCTGAAGAAGAATCGTTGTTAGCAAACTCTGTATATACATAA
- the LOC136083502 gene encoding uncharacterized protein LOC136083502, with the protein MDETGMQFDYCPGEIVAKKGVKYLPVVGQVLICSSCQVSGGFSNITGITASARKFIDNMRFKQFRKIKNSNYVIDIPFIKKWCCKRAVLPFKHQNVIQNLSSYTLQDDELDLLNNGLGFALPPAFIKKTDVFAQFDCISQFLNNQLKNSDSKPQLKSELSHLANNYVYKYTPSENCLRKHKILKRLRNNENIVITRPDKGNGIIVLNKIDYINSLHNIISNKTKFKELKEDPTIKREISLQGYLRKLYELKCFEKDIYTKIYPVGSQPARIYALPKMHKVSKDSSLPTFRPIISTIGTYNYNLAKHLSHLLSPYIPKQFCTLDSFSFVEELKQINVTNKFIVSYDVESLFTNIPLKETINIATDLFLKIKLTQNVFQKFNLKNYFRFPHPVHIFYLAVNITIKQMALLWVLL; encoded by the exons ATGGATGAGACTGGGATGCAGTTTGATTATTGTCCTGGAGAAATAGTTGCTAAAAAAGGAGTTAAGTATCTACCAGTCGTTGGTCAG gTGCTCATTTGTTCTAGTTGCCAAGTGTCTGgaggtttctccaatataactgGCATTACAGCCAGCGCAAGaaaatttatagacaacatgAGATTTAAGCAGTTTAGGAA aattaaaaatagcaattatGTCATCGACATaccgtttataaaaaaatggtgcTGTAAAAGAGCAGTTCTTCCttttaaacatcaaaatgttattcaaaatcTATCCTCATATACATTACAAGATGATGAACTTGATTTACTAAACAATGGTCTTGGTTTCGCTTTGCCACCAGCGTTTATAAAAAAGACGGATGTATTCGCTCAATTTGATTGTATTTCGCAATTTCTTAATAATCAACTGAAAAACAGCGATTCAAAACCTCAACTTAAAAGTGAACTTTCCCATTTGGCTAACAACTACGTATACAAATACACTCCATCTGAAAATTGTCtaagaaaacataaaatattaaaaagacttCGGAATAATGAGAACATTGTTATTACACGACCAGACAAAGGAAATGGTATAATTGttcttaataaaattgattatataaattcattacataatattataagtaataagactaaatttaaagaattaaaagaggATCCAActataaaaagagaaatatcTTTACAAGGGTATCTTAGAAAACTTTATGAgcttaaatgttttgaaaaagacaTTTACACTAAAATCTATCCTGTAGGATCTCAACCTGCAAGAATTTACGCGTTACCTAAGATGCACAAAGTTAGTAAAGATAGTTCTCTTCCAACATTTCGACCTATCATCTCAACAATCGGAACATATAACTACAACCTTGCCAAACATCTCTCTCATTTATTGTCTCCATATATACCTAAACAATTTTGCACTTTAGActcattttcttttgttgaagaattaaaacaaattaatgtaactaataaatttattgtttcataTGATGTTGAAAGTTTGTTCACGAATATTCCTCTTAAAGAAACCATCAACATTgcaactgatttatttttaaagataaaactaactcaaaacgtttttcaaaagttcaatttaaaaaattacttcagaTTTCCACATCCGGTTCACATTTTCTATTTGGCGGTAAATATTACGATCAAACAGATGGCGTTGCTATGGGTTCTCCTTTAG